A portion of the Cryptomeria japonica chromosome 5, Sugi_1.0, whole genome shotgun sequence genome contains these proteins:
- the LOC131034693 gene encoding subtilisin-like protease SBT1.5, which yields MAPQARLAIYKACWEDGCYDTGTVAAMEQTIVAMEQTFADSIEIISISIGSPETPFTDDNRAIAAFRAIEKGVFFSALVGNDEPYPSSLGNVAPYITTVGASNINRDFPASVVLGNQEMYRGTSTYSRLDDTTLQWSLPLVYVSTNTSTSYCVPGSLDPKLVKDKIMVGDQIMSYKEVAREGGAGKIGANDERYGSEQCITNPNILSAISVSLTTREKIKDYIKRTGNNATATMNLKGLMVVRKETTAPIVASFSSRGPSEAYRQILRLDMISPGLNILEAYAGEFPYNILSGTSMSCPHVSGIATLIKAIHPTWSPAAIKSVLMTSPYVTNNADQPIKDSNTIK from the coding sequence ATGGCCCCTCAGGCCAGGTTGGCCATCTACAAAGCCTGTTGGGAAGATGGTTGCTATGACACGGGCACCGTTGCTGCCATGGAACAAACCATTGTTGCCATGGAACAAACCTTTGCCGACAGCATCGAAATCATTTCTATCTCAATTGGCTCACCAGAAACGCCATTTACCGACGATAACAGAGCTATTGCAGCATTTAGGGCCATCGAAAAGGGTGTTTTTTTCTCTGCCTTGGTAGGAAACGATGAGCCTTATCCGTCTAGTCTTGGTAACGTTGCACCCTACATTACTACTGTGGGTGCAAGCAACATCAATAGAGATTTCCCTGCATCTGTTGTTTTGGGTAACCAAGAGATGTACAGAGGCACTTCCACGTACAGTCGACTAGATGATACAACCTTGCAATGGTCTTTGCCATTGGTCTACGTATCCACCAACACCAGCACAAGCTATTGTGTCCCTGGCAGCCTTGATCCCAAGTTGGTTAAGGACAAAATCATGGTTGGTGATCAGATAATGTCCTATAAAGAAGTGGCTAGAGAAGGGGGTGCAGGAAAGATTGGTGCAAATGATGAGCGTTATGGGTCAGAGCAGTGCATTACAAATCCAAATATTCTATCGGCTATTAGCGTGAGTTTGACGACTAGAGAAAAAATCAAAGATTACATCAAACGCACTGGGAATAATGCAACCGCTACCATGAATCTCAAAGGATTAATGGTTGTGCGAAAGGAAACAACTGCTCCCATTGTGGCTTCCTTTTCTTCGAGGGGGCCTAGTGAAGCGTATCGGCAAATTCTCAGGCTAGATATGATTTCACCGGgtttgaacatattggaagcataCGCCGGAGAGTTTCCCTACAACATCCTTTCTGGAACTTCCATGTCGTGCCCTCACGTCAGCGGCATAGCAACACTAATAAAAGCCATACACCCTACATGGAGCCCTGCTGCTATCAAGTCTGTGCTCATGACGTCACCCTACGTGACTAATAATGCAGATCAGCCCATCAAGGATTCAAATACAATTAAATAA